The following proteins are encoded in a genomic region of Ostrea edulis chromosome 7, xbOstEdul1.1, whole genome shotgun sequence:
- the LOC130048092 gene encoding tyrosine-protein phosphatase non-receptor type 7-like produces MTGNTIIIIRTDHGPMRLFELYPIICPENHYGPNCAKCKAGCISCSPITGVCFNSTCGQKTGRCGNWKTEIVTHSTASYEDTLITKEMNVIQDSKTEMVTHSTISDEDTPITKETDDIQEGRSNRGDQTQSIIVLSVLVVIAVFLVFVVVFRFKKRTKTPKVETNEENVFSVEFHRVESRNESDLEEIPQNEVGDVEDEIITVEYSNLTSQRVSVDQFISELPEKRSNGILEKEFDDLPTGLLESYSNALKASSRMGNRYKGIYPYDYNRVKLMRTYANENDDFVNASYIHGFNKEREYIAAQGPFNSKTLEDFWTMIWQNDVTKIVMLTNLYEGDRMKCLKYWPDTDLDIGQYTIRLDNVDVYDHYVLRYMVVHCQEEEKKVTQFHFTTWPDKSIPDDPTSLVYFRNLVRNGLTISDGPIVVHCSAGIGRTGTFISIDYLLEESAAEQTIDVKGYIASLRQQRGGSV; encoded by the exons tttgtcccgaaaaccacTACGGACCAAACTGCGCTAAATGCAAAGCGGGGTGTATATCCTGTAGTCCTATCACTGGTGTATGTTTCAACTCCACGTGTGGCCAGAAAACAGGTAGATGTGGGAATTGGAAAACAGAAATAGTAACACACAGTACCGCCTCTTACGAAGACACACTTATTACTAAGGAAATGAACGTCATTCAAG ATTCGAAAACAGAAATGGTTACACACAGCACCATCTCAGATGAAGACACACCTATTACTAAGGAAACGGACGACATACAAG AGGGCAGGTCCAACAGAGGGGACCAGACTCAGTCCATCATAGTGCTGTCTGTTCTCGTGGTGATAGCTGTGTTTTTGGTCTTTGTTGTGGTTTTCCGCTTTAAAAAAAG AACGAAGACACCAAAAGTGGAAACAAATGAGGAAAATGTGTTTTCCGTGGAATTCCATCGAGTAGAATCAAGAAATGAATCTGACCTAGAGGAGATTCCCCAGAACGAGGTTGGCGATGTTGAGGATGAAATCATCACCGTAGAGTACAGTAATCTGACGTCACAAAGGGTCTCCGTTGATCAGTTCATCAGCGAATTACCAGAAAAAAGAAGCAACGGAATACTGGAGAAAGAGTTCGAT GATCTTCCTACAGGACTACTAGAGTCCTACTCCAATGCTCTGAAGGCTTCCAGCAGAATGGGGAATCGATACAAAGGAATTTATCCAT ATGACTATAATCGCGTGAAATTGATGAGAACATATGCAAATGAGAACGATGACTTTGTCAATGCatcgtacatacat gGTTTCAACAAAGAACGAGAGTACATAGCCGCACAAG GCCCCTTCAATTCCAAGACGTTGGAGGATTTCTGGACGATGATCTGGcagaatgacgtcacaaagaTCGTCATGCTGACCAACCTGTACGAAGGAGATAGG ATGAAGTGCCTTAAGTACTGGCCGGACACGGATCTGGACATCGGTCAATACACCATAAGACTGGACAATGTGGATGTGTACGACCACTACGTGCTGAGATATATGGTTGTTCATTGTCAG GAAGAGGAGAAGAAAGTGACCCAGTTTCACTTCACCACCTGGCCAGACAAATCCATCCCCGATGATCCAACGTCACTCGTCTACTTCCGTAACCTGGTTAGAAATGGACTGACCATATCTGATGGACCGATAGTTGTTCATTGCAG CGCTGGAATTGGGAGAACTGGAACATTCATCTCAATTGATTACCTACTAGAAGAGAGCGCTGCAGAACAGACAATCGATGTCAAGGGATACATTGCTTCTTTAAGACAGCAGCGCGGAGGATCTGTG